From a region of the Hymenobacter jejuensis genome:
- the abc-f gene encoding ribosomal protection-like ABC-F family protein: MLFLQNLGYAHPNKDVLFDSLNLAVNAHQKIALIGNNGAGKSTLLQLIAGVLSPNGGTVSTSAAPYYVPQHFGQFDELTVAQALHIEGKIAALQEILDGKATDANLAVLDDDWTIEERSQEALLHWGLAEVSLTQPMANLSGGQKTKVFLAGIAIHQPELVLLDEPSNHLDTAGRQLLYNFIKTTPSTLLVVSHDRKLLNLLDSVCELSKRGLTLYGGNYDFYAEQKQVESNALNQDVKSRERALRKAKETEREALERKQKLDARGKKNQDKAGLPTIVLNMMRNNAEKSTSRLKGIHAEKVGAISQELSELRKELPDTDKMKLGFDNSALHKGKILVAATNVNYAYGARLLWREALNFQILSGERLALRGLNGSGKTTLIKLLLGELEPTQGTIARAGDKAVFIDQDYSLLHDQLSVFEQAQHFNASGLQEHEVKIRLTRFLFTKDYWDKPCSTLSGGEKMRLSLCCLMISNQAPDLIILDEPTNNLDIQNLEILTAAISDYHGTLIVVSHDEYFLEQLHIERTILLG; the protein is encoded by the coding sequence ATGCTATTCCTACAAAACCTCGGGTATGCACACCCCAATAAAGATGTGCTATTTGACAGCCTGAATCTGGCAGTCAACGCCCACCAGAAAATCGCGCTAATCGGCAACAACGGAGCCGGAAAATCGACGCTACTGCAACTTATTGCCGGCGTGTTGTCGCCGAACGGCGGGACTGTGAGCACTAGCGCTGCGCCGTATTACGTGCCGCAGCATTTCGGGCAGTTCGACGAGCTTACCGTGGCCCAGGCGCTGCACATCGAAGGCAAAATTGCCGCCTTGCAGGAAATCCTGGACGGCAAAGCGACAGATGCCAATCTGGCCGTGCTGGACGACGACTGGACCATCGAGGAAAGAAGCCAGGAAGCCCTGCTGCATTGGGGCTTGGCCGAGGTGAGTCTAACACAACCAATGGCAAACCTCAGCGGCGGCCAGAAAACCAAGGTTTTCCTGGCGGGCATTGCCATTCATCAGCCCGAACTCGTGTTGCTCGACGAGCCCAGCAATCACCTGGATACCGCCGGGCGGCAACTGCTCTACAATTTCATCAAGACCACTCCGAGTACTTTGCTGGTGGTAAGCCACGACCGCAAACTACTCAATTTGCTCGATTCGGTGTGTGAGTTGAGCAAGCGGGGGCTTACGCTGTATGGCGGCAACTACGATTTCTACGCCGAGCAAAAGCAGGTGGAAAGCAATGCCTTGAACCAAGACGTAAAGAGTCGGGAAAGAGCCCTTCGCAAAGCCAAAGAAACCGAGCGCGAAGCTCTGGAACGCAAGCAAAAGCTGGATGCCCGCGGCAAGAAAAACCAGGACAAGGCCGGCCTGCCCACCATCGTGCTCAACATGATGCGCAACAACGCCGAAAAGAGCACCTCCCGCCTCAAAGGCATTCACGCAGAGAAAGTCGGCGCGATTTCACAAGAGTTGAGCGAGTTACGGAAGGAACTGCCCGACACCGACAAAATGAAACTTGGCTTCGACAATTCGGCCCTGCACAAAGGCAAAATATTGGTCGCCGCCACAAACGTGAACTACGCCTATGGCGCGCGTCTGCTGTGGCGCGAAGCCCTGAATTTTCAGATCCTAAGTGGCGAACGGTTGGCGCTACGCGGGCTGAACGGTTCCGGCAAAACGACGCTTATCAAGCTCCTGTTGGGTGAGCTGGAACCTACGCAGGGCACAATAGCGCGGGCCGGGGATAAAGCAGTATTTATTGATCAGGATTATTCCCTCCTCCACGACCAGCTCTCGGTGTTCGAGCAGGCGCAGCACTTCAATGCGTCGGGGTTACAGGAACACGAAGTGAAGATTCGCCTGACCCGGTTTCTGTTTACGAAAGACTATTGGGACAAACCGTGCAGTACCCTTAGCGGCGGCGAGAAAATGCGGCTCTCGCTGTGCTGCCTCATGATTAGCAACCAAGCGCCCGACCTCATCATTCTGGATGAACCCACTAATAACCTCGACATCCAGAACCTGGAAATCCTAACGGCTGCCATTAGCGACTACCACGGAACACTGATTGTGGTATCGCACGACGAGTATTTCCTGGAGCAGCTGCACATAGAACGGACCATCTTGTTGGGGTAA
- a CDS encoding porin family protein, translated as MQHALLAPGIWVCFIQVAQAHNSAHRQAVLHTVHCEAPAAPYLHPQPEEKAVQQQAPEKRRARFGIKLGGNLSAMNFNQVSPKPSPPFKTIWAPGFTGGFTLQVPLFGKLSLQQDYLISQRAGEDKDAGLKYRLQYLSLPVMLEYAISPRVVLMVGPQFDLLIKAKQQAANGTFNVTHDTEERNVGASAGIELSLSNHLSLDLRYMAGLNHIGLGQRSTVREFKYQLAQATVSLKL; from the coding sequence ATGCAGCACGCGTTACTTGCTCCAGGAATTTGGGTTTGTTTCATACAGGTTGCTCAAGCGCATAACTCAGCGCATCGGCAAGCGGTGCTGCATACAGTGCATTGCGAAGCGCCTGCTGCTCCATACCTCCACCCCCAGCCAGAGGAAAAAGCTGTTCAACAGCAAGCGCCGGAAAAAAGACGGGCGAGGTTCGGGATTAAATTAGGAGGCAATCTGTCGGCGATGAATTTTAATCAAGTATCGCCCAAGCCCAGCCCGCCGTTCAAAACCATTTGGGCGCCTGGGTTTACCGGCGGATTCACGCTGCAAGTGCCTTTGTTTGGCAAATTATCTCTGCAACAAGACTACCTGATTTCGCAAAGGGCCGGTGAGGACAAGGATGCCGGCCTGAAGTACCGGCTGCAATATTTATCGCTGCCCGTTATGCTGGAATATGCCATCAGCCCGCGAGTAGTGCTCATGGTTGGGCCCCAATTTGACTTGCTGATTAAGGCCAAGCAACAAGCCGCAAACGGCACTTTCAACGTAACGCACGACACGGAAGAGCGTAACGTTGGGGCCAGCGCCGGCATTGAACTTTCGCTGTCAAACCACCTAAGCCTGGACCTGCGTTACATGGCTGGGTTAAACCATATCGGTCTGGGCCAGCGATCCACTGTTCGGGAGTTCAAGTACCAGTTAGCGCAAGCAACTGTAAGCTTAAAATTGTGA
- a CDS encoding SDR family NAD(P)-dependent oxidoreductase yields MNDQTALITGASNGIGFELARCFARDDYRVVLVARHLDELKEAARLLHQEFGGVDIVLLPFDLSRPETPEQIYAETTKRGFQIDALVNDAGFGETGYFTDTDMQTELDIIQVNATSLVHLTKLYLRDMVARNEGRILQLGSVASFTPSPCQAVYAATKAFVLSFAEAVQHELKQKKSAVTMTILCPPPTATNFFHVAHAEDTWAANHAASPREVAQQGYDALMDGAARSLPTISAKVNFFSSLLLPDSVLATLMNTQLHPTNK; encoded by the coding sequence ATGAACGACCAAACTGCCTTGATTACCGGTGCCTCCAACGGCATTGGTTTCGAACTGGCCCGCTGCTTCGCCCGCGACGATTACCGCGTCGTGCTCGTTGCCCGCCACCTCGACGAGTTGAAGGAAGCCGCCCGCCTGCTGCACCAGGAGTTCGGCGGCGTCGACATTGTGCTGTTGCCCTTCGACCTGAGCCGCCCCGAAACGCCCGAGCAGATTTATGCCGAGACAACCAAACGGGGTTTTCAAATAGACGCGCTGGTCAATGACGCGGGTTTTGGTGAAACGGGCTATTTCACCGATACCGACATGCAGACCGAGCTAGACATTATTCAGGTAAACGCGACCTCGCTCGTGCACCTGACCAAGCTCTACCTGCGCGACATGGTAGCCCGCAACGAAGGCCGGATTCTGCAGCTCGGTTCCGTGGCCTCTTTCACGCCCAGTCCGTGCCAAGCCGTGTACGCCGCGACTAAGGCTTTTGTGCTCAGCTTCGCCGAAGCCGTGCAGCATGAGCTAAAGCAGAAAAAATCGGCCGTGACCATGACTATTCTCTGTCCGCCGCCCACCGCCACCAACTTCTTCCACGTTGCCCACGCCGAAGATACCTGGGCCGCCAACCACGCTGCCTCGCCCCGCGAAGTAGCACAACAAGGCTACGACGCGCTGATGGACGGCGCGGCCCGCTCCCTGCCGACAATCAGCGCCAAAGTCAATTTCTTCTCCAGCCTGCTCCTCCCCGATTCGGTGCTGGCCACGCTGATGAATACGCAGCTACATCCGACGAATAAGTAA
- a CDS encoding prolyl oligopeptidase family serine peptidase, which yields MKQRFLALVALLLSSHAYAQYTKTAIKTLPYPQTKKVDTVTTYFGTKVPDPYRWLENDQAAETKAWVQEENKVTQNYLAQIPYREAIHKRLETLWNYEKYEAPFKEGKYTYFSKNTGLQNQSALYRQVGNGAPELFLDPNTFSKDGTTSLAGINFTKDGSMAAYLISEGGSDWRKVIVLKTADKSIIGDTLTDVKFSGIAWKGNDGFYYSSYDKPKVGSQLAGLTQYHKLYYHKLGTLQSTDKLVFGGDKTPRRYINAHLTEDQRFLVISAANTTTGNELYVQDLSKPSSGIVQVVDNFDNEHQVVDNVGSKLYVFTNLNAPNFRVVTVDAANPKPANWKDLIPETKNVLDVSTVGGKIFAQYLKDATSLVEQYDMNGKKERSVELPSIGSASGFNGKKEEKETYYTFTSYIYPPTIFKYDIATGKSTVYKKPNVQFDPTKFESKQVFYNSKDGTRIPMIITYKKGLVMNGKNPTLLYAYGGFGISMTPSFSTSNIVLLENGGIYAVPNLRGGGEYGETWHLAGTKMKKQNVFDDFIAAAEYLVKNNYTSKDFLAISGGSNGGLLVGAAMTQHPELFKVAFPAVGVMDMLRYNKFTAGAGWAYDYGTAEDSKEMFEYIYKYSPYHALKPAEYPATLITTADHDDRVVPAHSFKFASRIQENQKGTSPVLIRIETKAGHGAGRSTAQVISEQTDKWAFMFHNMGVQYPSAKN from the coding sequence ATGAAACAACGCTTCCTCGCTCTTGTGGCTCTACTACTCAGTAGCCACGCCTACGCGCAGTACACCAAAACCGCCATCAAAACGCTGCCCTATCCCCAAACCAAGAAGGTAGACACCGTTACTACCTACTTCGGGACCAAAGTGCCGGACCCCTACCGGTGGCTCGAAAACGACCAAGCGGCCGAAACAAAGGCTTGGGTGCAGGAGGAAAACAAAGTGACCCAGAATTACTTGGCCCAGATTCCGTACCGGGAAGCCATTCACAAACGGCTCGAAACGCTGTGGAATTACGAGAAATACGAGGCGCCTTTTAAGGAAGGCAAGTACACGTATTTCTCAAAAAATACGGGCTTGCAGAATCAGTCGGCGCTGTACCGCCAGGTGGGCAACGGCGCGCCGGAGCTTTTTCTGGACCCCAACACTTTCTCGAAAGACGGCACTACATCGCTGGCCGGCATCAATTTCACCAAGGACGGCAGCATGGCGGCCTACCTGATTTCGGAGGGCGGCTCCGACTGGCGCAAAGTCATTGTGTTGAAGACTGCCGATAAGTCCATCATCGGCGATACGCTCACGGACGTAAAGTTTTCGGGCATCGCCTGGAAAGGCAACGACGGCTTTTATTACAGCAGCTACGACAAGCCCAAAGTTGGCAGTCAGCTGGCGGGCCTCACGCAGTACCACAAGCTGTATTATCACAAGTTGGGCACGCTGCAAAGCACTGATAAACTGGTGTTTGGCGGCGACAAAACCCCGCGCCGCTACATCAACGCACATCTTACTGAAGATCAACGCTTTCTGGTGATATCGGCTGCCAATACTACTACCGGCAACGAGCTTTATGTGCAGGACTTGAGCAAGCCCAGCAGCGGCATTGTGCAGGTAGTCGATAATTTCGACAACGAGCACCAAGTTGTCGACAATGTGGGCAGCAAGCTCTACGTATTTACCAACCTAAACGCGCCGAACTTCCGGGTGGTGACCGTGGATGCCGCCAATCCCAAACCGGCCAACTGGAAAGACCTGATTCCAGAGACGAAAAACGTGCTCGACGTTTCGACTGTCGGCGGGAAAATATTTGCCCAGTATTTGAAAGACGCCACCTCCCTGGTGGAGCAGTACGACATGAACGGTAAAAAGGAGCGCTCGGTAGAATTGCCTTCTATTGGCTCGGCTAGCGGCTTTAATGGCAAGAAGGAAGAGAAGGAAACCTACTACACGTTCACCTCATACATCTATCCGCCCACGATTTTCAAGTACGACATCGCCACGGGCAAATCGACGGTGTACAAAAAGCCGAACGTGCAGTTCGATCCAACGAAATTCGAGTCGAAACAGGTGTTTTATAACTCCAAAGACGGCACCCGGATTCCGATGATTATCACCTACAAAAAAGGCTTGGTGATGAACGGCAAGAACCCCACGCTGCTGTACGCTTACGGCGGGTTTGGCATTAGCATGACGCCGAGCTTTAGCACCTCCAACATCGTGTTGCTAGAAAACGGTGGCATTTACGCAGTTCCTAATTTGCGCGGGGGCGGCGAATACGGCGAAACCTGGCACTTGGCCGGCACCAAAATGAAAAAGCAGAACGTGTTCGACGATTTCATTGCCGCCGCCGAGTACCTGGTGAAAAACAACTACACCTCGAAGGATTTCCTCGCGATTTCGGGCGGATCTAACGGCGGCCTATTGGTAGGCGCTGCCATGACGCAGCATCCGGAGCTGTTTAAAGTAGCTTTCCCGGCCGTGGGCGTGATGGATATGTTGCGCTACAATAAGTTTACGGCCGGCGCGGGCTGGGCCTACGACTACGGCACGGCCGAGGACTCAAAGGAAATGTTTGAGTACATCTATAAGTACTCGCCCTACCACGCCCTGAAGCCCGCCGAATACCCTGCTACGCTCATCACGACCGCCGATCACGACGACCGCGTGGTGCCGGCGCACTCGTTTAAGTTTGCGTCGCGCATTCAGGAAAACCAGAAGGGTACGTCACCCGTCCTGATCCGCATCGAAACCAAAGCCGGTCACGGCGCGGGCCGCTCGACGGCGCAGGTAATCAGCGAGCAGACCGACAAATGGGCCTTCATGTTCCACAACATGGGCGTGCAATACCCGTCTGCGAAAAATTAG
- the clpB gene encoding ATP-dependent chaperone ClpB: MNFNNYTIKAQEAVQKATEIAGANQQQAIETGHLLKGILQSDENVVSFLTKKLGANQNLLNTRLDAIVTGYPKVSGGSPYLSNEANSALQRATNYLKEFEDEYVSVEHLLLGLLSGKDSTATLMKDAGFSEKELKAAIKELRGGRKVTSPTAEDQYQSLNRYARNLNEQVKTGKMDPVIGRDEEIRRVLQILSRRTKNNPVLLGEPGVGKTAIVEGLAQRIVAGDIPENLKDKIIMSLDMGLLIAGAKYKGEFEERLKAVIKEVTDSEGQIILFIDEMHTLIGAGGGGEGAMDAANLLKPALARGELHSIGATTLKEYQKYIEKDKALERRFQAVMVDEPSIEDAISIMRGIKEKYELHHGVRITDDAVISAVELSSRYITDRFLPDKAIDLMDEAAAKLRIELDSMPVELDEVQRRIMQLEIEREAIRREDNRDREATLSKEIADLSEQRDSLKARWEGEKQILTSIQTEKENIERYKLEAEQAERQGDYGRVAELRYGKIQEAEKKLKELQDQANANKDGGSMLQEVVTSEDIAEVVAKWTGIPVSKMLQSDREKLLHLEQELGKRVAGQAEAIQAISDAVRRSRAGLQDPKRPIGSFIFLGTTGVGKTELAKALAEYLFNDENAMVRIDMSEYQERHAVSRLIGAPPGYVGYDEGGQLTEAVRRKPYSVILLDEIEKAHPDVFNILLQVLDDGRLTDNKGRMANFKNTIIIMTSNTGADIIQKNFKELNEYNHDEVVDRTREEVIERLKQHMRPEFLNRIDEIIMFQPLKRKEIRKIVDIQFRQIQHRLEEAGIRLEATDEVLDYLGEQGFDPQFGARPLKRVLQRAILNELSKDILSGKVSKDAVVEAVLDNGHIRFENVHVDIPGVE; encoded by the coding sequence ATGAACTTTAACAACTATACCATCAAGGCGCAGGAGGCGGTGCAAAAGGCCACCGAAATAGCCGGCGCCAACCAGCAGCAGGCCATTGAAACGGGCCACTTGCTAAAGGGAATTCTGCAATCGGATGAGAACGTGGTTAGCTTTCTGACCAAGAAGCTAGGTGCGAATCAGAACCTGCTCAACACCCGCCTGGATGCCATTGTAACGGGCTACCCCAAGGTGAGCGGCGGGTCGCCCTACCTGTCGAACGAGGCTAACTCGGCTTTGCAGCGGGCGACGAACTACCTGAAAGAATTTGAAGACGAATACGTGTCGGTGGAACATCTGCTGTTGGGGCTGCTCAGTGGCAAAGACAGCACCGCCACGCTGATGAAGGATGCCGGCTTCTCGGAGAAAGAGCTGAAAGCCGCCATTAAGGAACTGCGCGGCGGCCGAAAGGTCACCAGCCCCACCGCGGAAGATCAATACCAAAGCCTGAACCGCTACGCCCGTAACCTCAACGAGCAGGTGAAAACCGGCAAAATGGACCCGGTAATCGGCCGCGACGAAGAGATCCGGCGGGTGCTACAAATCTTGTCGCGCCGCACCAAGAACAACCCCGTGTTGCTGGGCGAGCCCGGCGTGGGCAAGACCGCCATCGTGGAAGGTTTGGCCCAGCGTATTGTGGCAGGGGATATCCCTGAGAATCTGAAAGATAAGATCATCATGTCCCTGGACATGGGCTTGCTCATTGCGGGCGCCAAGTACAAGGGCGAATTTGAGGAACGCCTCAAGGCCGTAATCAAGGAAGTGACCGACTCAGAAGGGCAGATCATTCTGTTCATCGACGAAATGCACACCCTGATCGGGGCTGGTGGCGGTGGCGAAGGCGCCATGGACGCCGCCAACCTACTCAAGCCAGCGCTGGCCCGCGGCGAGCTGCACTCGATTGGGGCAACCACGCTCAAGGAATACCAGAAGTACATCGAGAAGGACAAGGCGCTGGAACGTCGTTTCCAAGCCGTAATGGTTGATGAGCCGAGCATTGAAGATGCCATCAGCATCATGCGCGGCATCAAGGAGAAATACGAGCTGCACCACGGCGTACGCATCACCGACGATGCCGTGATTTCGGCCGTAGAGCTTTCTTCGCGCTACATCACCGACCGCTTCCTGCCCGACAAAGCCATTGACTTGATGGACGAAGCCGCCGCCAAGCTCCGCATTGAGCTCGACTCGATGCCCGTGGAGCTCGACGAAGTGCAGCGCCGCATCATGCAGCTGGAAATTGAGCGTGAAGCCATCCGCCGCGAAGACAACCGCGACCGCGAAGCGACGCTGAGCAAGGAAATTGCCGACCTCAGCGAACAGCGGGACAGCCTGAAAGCTCGTTGGGAAGGCGAAAAGCAAATCCTGACCAGCATCCAGACCGAGAAGGAGAACATCGAGCGCTACAAGCTGGAAGCCGAGCAAGCCGAACGCCAGGGCGACTACGGCCGCGTGGCTGAGTTGCGCTACGGCAAGATTCAGGAGGCCGAGAAGAAGCTGAAAGAGCTGCAAGACCAAGCCAACGCCAACAAAGACGGCGGCTCGATGCTTCAGGAAGTCGTTACTAGTGAGGACATTGCAGAAGTAGTGGCCAAATGGACCGGCATCCCCGTGAGCAAGATGCTCCAGAGCGACCGTGAGAAGCTGCTGCACTTAGAGCAAGAGTTAGGCAAACGCGTTGCCGGTCAGGCGGAAGCCATTCAGGCGATTTCGGATGCCGTGCGTCGTTCGCGGGCGGGTCTGCAAGACCCGAAGCGGCCGATTGGCTCGTTCATCTTCCTGGGCACGACTGGGGTAGGTAAAACCGAGCTGGCGAAGGCCTTGGCCGAGTACTTGTTCAACGACGAGAACGCCATGGTGCGCATCGACATGAGTGAGTACCAGGAGCGCCATGCCGTGTCGCGCCTCATTGGGGCACCTCCCGGATACGTGGGTTACGACGAAGGCGGCCAATTGACGGAAGCCGTGCGCCGCAAGCCGTACTCGGTGATCTTGCTGGACGAGATCGAGAAAGCACACCCCGATGTGTTCAACATCTTATTGCAAGTACTTGACGATGGGCGCCTTACCGACAACAAAGGTCGGATGGCCAACTTCAAGAACACGATCATCATCATGACCTCCAACACGGGCGCCGACATCATTCAGAAGAATTTCAAAGAGCTGAATGAGTACAACCACGACGAGGTTGTGGACCGCACCCGCGAGGAAGTAATCGAGCGCCTGAAGCAGCACATGCGCCCCGAGTTCCTGAACCGGATCGACGAGATCATCATGTTCCAGCCGCTCAAGCGCAAGGAGATCCGCAAGATTGTCGACATCCAGTTCCGCCAGATTCAGCACCGTTTGGAAGAAGCTGGCATCCGCTTGGAAGCTACCGACGAGGTGCTCGACTACCTCGGCGAGCAGGGCTTCGACCCGCAGTTCGGTGCTCGTCCCTTGAAGCGCGTGCTGCAACGCGCGATCCTGAACGAGTTGTCGAAAGACATCCTCTCGGGCAAGGTCAGCAAGGATGCCGTAGTGGAAGCCGTGCTGGATAATGGCCATATTCGCTTCGAAAACGTGCACGTCGATATTCCCGGCGTCGAATAA
- a CDS encoding YwqG family protein: MQLAAVSRFATSVFLFSLAQSQQSVNTGSTHNFLLQIMTRKEFEEALVAKNLAHHLDSFESVVRNCIRLLLTSEEEDLMPCGSSKIGGQPDLPPFITWPTEANGNPLSFIAQLNFSELSRLDKDQLLPKRGTLYFFYSAEQEAWGFDIKDKDKFKVIFYDGDTAQLSRVEYPDALDKYSKYTPCFVTPQQEISILPYSYFEERMKFLSREEGDIYWDIMNEGEVNKILGYADPIQNDMELECELVINGLYCGDSSGYDDPRAKGLEPNAINWRLLLQVDSNEDCEMMWGDSGRLYFWIREEDLRARNFDKSWFILQSY; the protein is encoded by the coding sequence ATGCAACTAGCAGCAGTTTCCCGCTTTGCCACAAGCGTGTTCTTATTTAGTTTAGCTCAAAGCCAACAGTCGGTGAACACTGGTTCAACACATAATTTCTTATTGCAAATAATGACAAGGAAAGAATTTGAAGAAGCTCTTGTAGCGAAGAACCTGGCTCACCATTTAGATAGCTTTGAGTCAGTAGTGCGTAATTGTATTAGGCTTCTTTTGACCTCTGAAGAGGAAGATTTAATGCCTTGTGGTAGTTCTAAAATAGGAGGTCAGCCGGATCTCCCTCCCTTTATTACTTGGCCTACAGAAGCAAATGGAAATCCCTTATCGTTTATTGCACAACTCAACTTTTCTGAGCTCTCAAGATTAGACAAGGACCAGTTGTTGCCTAAAAGAGGAACGTTATACTTCTTTTATTCTGCAGAGCAGGAGGCGTGGGGGTTCGATATAAAAGATAAAGACAAGTTTAAAGTGATTTTCTATGACGGCGATACGGCGCAATTAAGCAGGGTAGAATATCCTGATGCGTTAGATAAATACAGTAAGTATACACCCTGTTTTGTAACTCCACAGCAGGAAATCAGCATTTTACCATACTCCTATTTTGAGGAGCGAATGAAATTCTTATCTCGCGAAGAGGGCGATATCTATTGGGATATTATGAATGAAGGAGAGGTTAATAAAATATTGGGTTACGCTGACCCAATACAAAATGACATGGAACTGGAATGTGAGTTAGTAATCAATGGGCTGTACTGTGGTGACTCTTCAGGCTATGATGACCCAAGGGCTAAAGGGCTTGAGCCAAATGCCATCAATTGGCGCCTTCTGCTGCAAGTAGACAGCAACGAAGACTGCGAAATGATGTGGGGAGACTCAGGGCGACTTTATTTTTGGATTAGAGAAGAGGATTTAAGAGCACGCAACTTTGATAAAAGTTGGTTTATTCTTCAGAGCTACTGA